In the genome of Hippoglossus hippoglossus isolate fHipHip1 chromosome 12, fHipHip1.pri, whole genome shotgun sequence, one region contains:
- the rnf34b gene encoding E3 ubiquitin-protein ligase RNF34 isoform X1 — MKAGASSMWASCCGLLNEVMGTGTVRAQQPGFGAGAGPFRFAPSAGYSTYPPTSSGSAGQLCKACGLAFTVFRRKHICCDCKKSFCALCSVLQENLRCCTTCHLLRSTAFQRPRLMQLRVKDLRQYLLLRNIPTDTCREKEDLVDLVMCHQGSREPQSAVLEVEEDEEEEEEEEEEEEEEEEEEDTHEEEEDEGGDDTDSLHSLPHSHAASPRSATRSASEQSVLSASQGDVLSPSDSSGTTSQEHEDTPTASLLNLEPTENIIEVSPATQRRIRASLSDLDNEEAIENLSVRQLKEILARNFVNYSGCCEKWELLERVHRLYRENEQNRKSMENVSITAVVAYPPPLCNSGVGEGVKAQLTADENLCRICMDAIIDCVLLECGHMVTCTKCGKRMSECPICRQYVVRAVHVFKS, encoded by the exons GCCGGGGCATCGTCCATGTGGGCGTCATGCTGCGGGCTGCTGAACGAGGTGATGGGCACGGGCACGGTGCGGGCGCAGCAGCCCGGGTTCGGAGCAGGCGCCGGGCCCTTCCGCTTCGCCCCCAGCGCCGGATACTCCACCTACCCGCCCACCAGCTCAGGGAGCGCCGGCCAGCTGTGCAAGGCCTGCGGACTGGCCTTCACCGTCTTCAGACGCAAG CACATCTGCTGCGACTGTAAGAAGAGTTTCTGCGCCCTGTGCTCGGTGCTGCAGGAGAACCTGCGCTGCTGCACAACCTGCCACCTGCTGCGCAGCACGGCCTTCCAGCGGCCCCGGCTCATGCAGCTCCGGGTGAAAGACCTGCGCCAGTACCTGCTGCTGCGCAACATCCCCACAGACACGTGTCGGGAGAAAGAGGACCTGGTGGACCTGGTGATGTGTCATCAGGGGTCGAGGGAGCCCCAGAGTGCGGTgctggaagtggaggaggacgaggaggaagaggaggaagaggaagaggaggaggaggaggaagaagaggaggaggacacacacgaggaggaggaagatgaaggggGAGATGACACAGACAGTCTGCACTCACTCCCCCACTCGCACGCCGCCTCGCCCCGCTCCGCCACACGCTCCGCCTCGGAACAGTCAGTCCTCTCCGCCTCTCAGGGAGACGTGCTCAGCCCGAGTGACAGCTCAGGGACCACCAGCCAG GAGCATGAGGATACTCCAACAGCGTCCCTCTTGAACCTGGAGCCCACTGAAAATATCATAGAG GTCAGTCCGGCCACACAGAGGAGGATCAGGGCTTCACTGTCTGATCTGGACAACGAGGAGGCGATAGAGAACCTCTCCGTCCGCCAGCTCAAAGAGATTCTCGCCAGGAACTTCGTCAATTACTCCGGCTGCTGCGAGAAGTGGGAGCTGCTGGAGCGAGTGCATCGGCTCTACAGAGAAAACGAGCAGAACAGGAAATCCA tGGAAAATGTGAGCATAACTGCAG TGGTTGCAtatcctccacctctctgcaaCAGTGGTGTTGGAG AAGGTGTCAAAGCTCAGCTGACGGCCGACGAAAACCTGTGTCGCATCTGCATGGACGCCATCATTGACTGCGTGCTGCTGGAGTGCGGCCACATGGTCACCTGCACCAAATGCGGAAAGAGGATGAGCGAGTGCCCAATATGCAGGCAGTACGTAGTGCGGGCCGTGCACGTCTTCAAGTCTTAA
- the rnf34b gene encoding E3 ubiquitin-protein ligase RNF34 isoform X4 produces the protein MKAGASSMWASCCGLLNEVMGTGTVRAQQPGFGAGAGPFRFAPSAGYSTYPPTSSGSAGQLCKACGLAFTVFRRKHICCDCKKSFCALCSVLQENLRCCTTCHLLRSTAFQRPRLMQLRVKDLRQYLLLRNIPTDTCREKEDLVDLVMCHQGSREPQSAVLEVEEDEEEEEEEEEEEEEEEEEEDTHEEEEDEGGDDTDSLHSLPHSHAASPRSATRSASEQSVLSASQGDVLSPSDSSGTTSQEHEDTPTASLLNLEPTENIIEVSPATQRRIRASLSDLDNEEAIENLSVRQLKEILARNFVNYSGCCEKWELLERVHRLYRENEQNRKSKGVKAQLTADENLCRICMDAIIDCVLLECGHMVTCTKCGKRMSECPICRQYVVRAVHVFKS, from the exons GCCGGGGCATCGTCCATGTGGGCGTCATGCTGCGGGCTGCTGAACGAGGTGATGGGCACGGGCACGGTGCGGGCGCAGCAGCCCGGGTTCGGAGCAGGCGCCGGGCCCTTCCGCTTCGCCCCCAGCGCCGGATACTCCACCTACCCGCCCACCAGCTCAGGGAGCGCCGGCCAGCTGTGCAAGGCCTGCGGACTGGCCTTCACCGTCTTCAGACGCAAG CACATCTGCTGCGACTGTAAGAAGAGTTTCTGCGCCCTGTGCTCGGTGCTGCAGGAGAACCTGCGCTGCTGCACAACCTGCCACCTGCTGCGCAGCACGGCCTTCCAGCGGCCCCGGCTCATGCAGCTCCGGGTGAAAGACCTGCGCCAGTACCTGCTGCTGCGCAACATCCCCACAGACACGTGTCGGGAGAAAGAGGACCTGGTGGACCTGGTGATGTGTCATCAGGGGTCGAGGGAGCCCCAGAGTGCGGTgctggaagtggaggaggacgaggaggaagaggaggaagaggaagaggaggaggaggaggaagaagaggaggaggacacacacgaggaggaggaagatgaaggggGAGATGACACAGACAGTCTGCACTCACTCCCCCACTCGCACGCCGCCTCGCCCCGCTCCGCCACACGCTCCGCCTCGGAACAGTCAGTCCTCTCCGCCTCTCAGGGAGACGTGCTCAGCCCGAGTGACAGCTCAGGGACCACCAGCCAG GAGCATGAGGATACTCCAACAGCGTCCCTCTTGAACCTGGAGCCCACTGAAAATATCATAGAG GTCAGTCCGGCCACACAGAGGAGGATCAGGGCTTCACTGTCTGATCTGGACAACGAGGAGGCGATAGAGAACCTCTCCGTCCGCCAGCTCAAAGAGATTCTCGCCAGGAACTTCGTCAATTACTCCGGCTGCTGCGAGAAGTGGGAGCTGCTGGAGCGAGTGCATCGGCTCTACAGAGAAAACGAGCAGAACAGGAAATCCA AAGGTGTCAAAGCTCAGCTGACGGCCGACGAAAACCTGTGTCGCATCTGCATGGACGCCATCATTGACTGCGTGCTGCTGGAGTGCGGCCACATGGTCACCTGCACCAAATGCGGAAAGAGGATGAGCGAGTGCCCAATATGCAGGCAGTACGTAGTGCGGGCCGTGCACGTCTTCAAGTCTTAA
- the rnf34b gene encoding E3 ubiquitin-protein ligase RNF34 isoform X2 encodes MWASCCGLLNEVMGTGTVRAQQPGFGAGAGPFRFAPSAGYSTYPPTSSGSAGQLCKACGLAFTVFRRKHICCDCKKSFCALCSVLQENLRCCTTCHLLRSTAFQRPRLMQLRVKDLRQYLLLRNIPTDTCREKEDLVDLVMCHQGSREPQSAVLEVEEDEEEEEEEEEEEEEEEEEEDTHEEEEDEGGDDTDSLHSLPHSHAASPRSATRSASEQSVLSASQGDVLSPSDSSGTTSQEHEDTPTASLLNLEPTENIIEVSPATQRRIRASLSDLDNEEAIENLSVRQLKEILARNFVNYSGCCEKWELLERVHRLYRENEQNRKSMENVSITAVVAYPPPLCNSGVGEGVKAQLTADENLCRICMDAIIDCVLLECGHMVTCTKCGKRMSECPICRQYVVRAVHVFKS; translated from the exons ATGTGGGCGTCATGCTGCGGGCTGCTGAACGAGGTGATGGGCACGGGCACGGTGCGGGCGCAGCAGCCCGGGTTCGGAGCAGGCGCCGGGCCCTTCCGCTTCGCCCCCAGCGCCGGATACTCCACCTACCCGCCCACCAGCTCAGGGAGCGCCGGCCAGCTGTGCAAGGCCTGCGGACTGGCCTTCACCGTCTTCAGACGCAAG CACATCTGCTGCGACTGTAAGAAGAGTTTCTGCGCCCTGTGCTCGGTGCTGCAGGAGAACCTGCGCTGCTGCACAACCTGCCACCTGCTGCGCAGCACGGCCTTCCAGCGGCCCCGGCTCATGCAGCTCCGGGTGAAAGACCTGCGCCAGTACCTGCTGCTGCGCAACATCCCCACAGACACGTGTCGGGAGAAAGAGGACCTGGTGGACCTGGTGATGTGTCATCAGGGGTCGAGGGAGCCCCAGAGTGCGGTgctggaagtggaggaggacgaggaggaagaggaggaagaggaagaggaggaggaggaggaagaagaggaggaggacacacacgaggaggaggaagatgaaggggGAGATGACACAGACAGTCTGCACTCACTCCCCCACTCGCACGCCGCCTCGCCCCGCTCCGCCACACGCTCCGCCTCGGAACAGTCAGTCCTCTCCGCCTCTCAGGGAGACGTGCTCAGCCCGAGTGACAGCTCAGGGACCACCAGCCAG GAGCATGAGGATACTCCAACAGCGTCCCTCTTGAACCTGGAGCCCACTGAAAATATCATAGAG GTCAGTCCGGCCACACAGAGGAGGATCAGGGCTTCACTGTCTGATCTGGACAACGAGGAGGCGATAGAGAACCTCTCCGTCCGCCAGCTCAAAGAGATTCTCGCCAGGAACTTCGTCAATTACTCCGGCTGCTGCGAGAAGTGGGAGCTGCTGGAGCGAGTGCATCGGCTCTACAGAGAAAACGAGCAGAACAGGAAATCCA tGGAAAATGTGAGCATAACTGCAG TGGTTGCAtatcctccacctctctgcaaCAGTGGTGTTGGAG AAGGTGTCAAAGCTCAGCTGACGGCCGACGAAAACCTGTGTCGCATCTGCATGGACGCCATCATTGACTGCGTGCTGCTGGAGTGCGGCCACATGGTCACCTGCACCAAATGCGGAAAGAGGATGAGCGAGTGCCCAATATGCAGGCAGTACGTAGTGCGGGCCGTGCACGTCTTCAAGTCTTAA
- the rnf34b gene encoding E3 ubiquitin-protein ligase RNF34 isoform X3, translating to MKAGASSMWASCCGLLNEVMGTGTVRAQQPGFGAGAGPFRFAPSAGYSTYPPTSSGSAGQLCKACGLAFTVFRRKHICCDCKKSFCALCSVLQENLRCCTTCHLLRSTAFQRPRLMQLRVKDLRQYLLLRNIPTDTCREKEDLVDLVMCHQGSREPQSAVLEVEEDEEEEEEEEEEEEEEEEEEDTHEEEEDEGGDDTDSLHSLPHSHAASPRSATRSASEQSVLSASQGDVLSPSDSSGTTSQEHEDTPTASLLNLEPTENIIEVSPATQRRIRASLSDLDNEEAIENLSVRQLKEILARNFVNYSGCCEKWELLERVHRLYRENEQNRKSMENVSITAEGVKAQLTADENLCRICMDAIIDCVLLECGHMVTCTKCGKRMSECPICRQYVVRAVHVFKS from the exons GCCGGGGCATCGTCCATGTGGGCGTCATGCTGCGGGCTGCTGAACGAGGTGATGGGCACGGGCACGGTGCGGGCGCAGCAGCCCGGGTTCGGAGCAGGCGCCGGGCCCTTCCGCTTCGCCCCCAGCGCCGGATACTCCACCTACCCGCCCACCAGCTCAGGGAGCGCCGGCCAGCTGTGCAAGGCCTGCGGACTGGCCTTCACCGTCTTCAGACGCAAG CACATCTGCTGCGACTGTAAGAAGAGTTTCTGCGCCCTGTGCTCGGTGCTGCAGGAGAACCTGCGCTGCTGCACAACCTGCCACCTGCTGCGCAGCACGGCCTTCCAGCGGCCCCGGCTCATGCAGCTCCGGGTGAAAGACCTGCGCCAGTACCTGCTGCTGCGCAACATCCCCACAGACACGTGTCGGGAGAAAGAGGACCTGGTGGACCTGGTGATGTGTCATCAGGGGTCGAGGGAGCCCCAGAGTGCGGTgctggaagtggaggaggacgaggaggaagaggaggaagaggaagaggaggaggaggaggaagaagaggaggaggacacacacgaggaggaggaagatgaaggggGAGATGACACAGACAGTCTGCACTCACTCCCCCACTCGCACGCCGCCTCGCCCCGCTCCGCCACACGCTCCGCCTCGGAACAGTCAGTCCTCTCCGCCTCTCAGGGAGACGTGCTCAGCCCGAGTGACAGCTCAGGGACCACCAGCCAG GAGCATGAGGATACTCCAACAGCGTCCCTCTTGAACCTGGAGCCCACTGAAAATATCATAGAG GTCAGTCCGGCCACACAGAGGAGGATCAGGGCTTCACTGTCTGATCTGGACAACGAGGAGGCGATAGAGAACCTCTCCGTCCGCCAGCTCAAAGAGATTCTCGCCAGGAACTTCGTCAATTACTCCGGCTGCTGCGAGAAGTGGGAGCTGCTGGAGCGAGTGCATCGGCTCTACAGAGAAAACGAGCAGAACAGGAAATCCA tGGAAAATGTGAGCATAACTGCAG AAGGTGTCAAAGCTCAGCTGACGGCCGACGAAAACCTGTGTCGCATCTGCATGGACGCCATCATTGACTGCGTGCTGCTGGAGTGCGGCCACATGGTCACCTGCACCAAATGCGGAAAGAGGATGAGCGAGTGCCCAATATGCAGGCAGTACGTAGTGCGGGCCGTGCACGTCTTCAAGTCTTAA